In Raphanus sativus cultivar WK10039 chromosome 5, ASM80110v3, whole genome shotgun sequence, the following proteins share a genomic window:
- the LOC108859164 gene encoding probable pectate lyase 10, giving the protein MAVSRSLLALSASLVVLAFFVCVNASTIAHETEEIKSQSPTNSSTADSFSDGAWNEHAVENPEEVAALVDMTIRNSTERRKLGFFSCATGNPIDDCWRCDRNWHLRRKRLANCAIGFGRNAVGGRDGRYYVVTDPSDNDAINPRPGTLRHAVIQDRPLWIVFKRDMVITLKQELIMNSFKTIDGRGVNVAIAGGACITIQYVTNIIIHGINIHDCRRTGNAMVRSSPSHYGWRTMADGDGISIFGSSHIWIDHNSLSNCADGLIDAIMGSTAITISNNYLTHHNEVMLMGHSDSYTRDKVMQVTIAYNHFGEGLIQRMPRCRHGYFHVVNNDYTHWVMYAIGGSANPTINSQGNRFLAPANPFAKEVTKRVGSWQGEWKQWNWRSQGDLMLNGAYFTKSGAATPASYARASSLGAKPSSVVSMLTYSSGALKCRIGMRC; this is encoded by the exons ATGGCGGTCTCGAGAAGTCTCCTAGCTCTCTCAGCAAGTCTAGTTGTTCTTGCATTCTTTGTCTGTGTAAATGCATCGACAAT AGCTCACGAAACAGAGGAGATTAAGTCTCAGAGCCCGACCAATTCATCAACGGCTGACAG TTTTAGTGACGGTGCATGGAATGAACACGCCGTTGAAAACCCGGAAGAAGTAGCTGCATTGGTCGATAT GACGATAAGGAACAGCACGGAGCGGAGGAAGCTAGGATTCTTCTCATGCGCCACCGGAAACCCAATCGACGACTGCTGGAGATGTGATCGGAACTGGCACCTCCGTCGCAAGCGTCTCGCCAACTGCGCCATCGGTTTCGGTCGCAACGCCGTGGGAGGACGCGACGGTCGTTACTACGTCGTCACGGATCCATCGGACAACGACGCGATAAACCCGAGACCGGGAACGCTCCGCCACGCCGTGATACAGGACCGTCCGCTATGGATCGTGTTCAAACGCGACATGGTGATCACCCTGAAACAGGAGCTGATCATGAACAGCTTCAAGACGATCGACGGGAGAGGCGTGAACGTCGCGATCGCGGGAGGCGCGTGTATCACGATCCAGTATGTGACGAACATCATCATCCACGGGATTAATATCCATGATTGTAGGCGGACGGGTAACGCGATGGTGAGAAGCTCGCCTTCGCATTACGGGTGGAGGACGATGGCGGACGGTGACGGGATTTCGATTTTCGGGTCGAGTCATATTTGGATTGATCACAACTCTTTGTCTAATTGCGCTGATGGGTTGATTGATGCGATTATGGGGTCTACAGCCATTACCATCTCTAATAACTATCTCACCCATCACAACGAG GTTATGTTGATGGGGCACAGTGATTCATACACAAGAGACAAGGTGATGCAAGTGACCATAGCATACAACCATTTTGGGGAGGGGCTTATACAGAGAATGCCAAG GTGTAGGCACGGTTATTTCCATGTTGTAAACAACGATTACACACACTGGGTAATGTATGCGATTGGTGGAAGTGCTAACCCAACCATCAACAGCCAAGGCAATCGGTTCCTTGCCCCAGCAAACCCTTTTGCCAAAGAG GTGACAAAGAGGGTCGGTTCATGGCAAGGAGAATGGAAGCAATGGAACTGGAGATCGCAGGGAGACTTAATGCTCAACGGTGCTTACTTCACTAAATCTGGAGCTGCTACTCCTGCAAGCTATGCCAGAGCCTCTAGCTTGGGAGCTAAACCATCTTCCGTTGTAAGTATGCTCACCTACAGCTCTGGTGCCCTCAAATGCAGGATTGGTATGCGGTGTTAG